The window GAAGAGTGTTCAAGATACACGACGAACCCAGTCCTTCTATGAGGCTTTCTTTCTGTCTTCCACCGGATGAGAAAATAGTAGAGGGTATCAAAAGGCTCAGAGAAGTGGTCTTGGAGTACGGTAAAGAAAAACATCTTCTGTGAGGAGATGAAAGTGTGCATCTGGAAAAACTGGTCGAGAGAGTACGTGGAAGGGGTAAAAAGCTAGCCGTTGCGGCCGCAAACGACGATCATGTGATCGAAGCTGTCTTCAAGGCATGGAGAGAAAAGATCTGTGAGCCTATTCTTTTCGGGCTGAAAGAGGAAATTGTTGAGATTGCAAGAAAGTGCGTCCCGGAATGGGAAAGACCTGAAATCGTTGACTGTCCTACTGGAGATGCCGGAAGGCTAGCCGTGGAAACCGTTTCGAAGGGCGAGTGCGACTTTTTGATGAAGGGAAAGATAAAGACAGGAGATCTGATGAAAATCTATCTGGATGAAAGATACGGTCTCCGAACGGGGAAAACGATCTCCATGGTGAGCGTGATGGAAATACCGGGGTTTGGTAGACCTTTGATCATTTCAGATCCTGGGATGGTGATAAGTCCAACTCTGGAACAGAAGGTGGACATGATAGAACACTGTGTCCGTGTGGCAAACGTTCTGGGAATAAAGATGCCAAAGGTTGCGATAGTGGGAGCCATAGAAATTGTAAATCCGAAGATGCCCATCACAGTGGAAGCTGCTATTCTCTCCAAGATGAACCAGAGGGGACAGATAAAGAACTGCATCGTCGACGGACCTTTTGCTCTGGACAACGTGGTCTCTGAGGAAGCAGCCAAAAAGAAGGGGATAGAAAGCCCGGTGGCAGGAAAGGCGGACGTTCTGATCCTGCCGGATATAGAAGCAGCAAACATTCTCTACAAGGCTCTTGTATTTCTGACGAAGGCAAGATCGGCTTCTACAATTCTCGGCGGAAAGGTACCCGTTGTTCTCACCTCGAGAGCGGATTCGGAGGAGACGAAGTACTATTCGATCGTTCTTTCCTCCCTGTTCGTTTAAAAAACACATCGCTTCAAGACATCGAGAAGGATGAGATTGGAGAGGAAACCGTACTTTTCGTAGTTTCTTTTGAAGTCTTCCTCGGTATCTTTTCCACAGAGATCTACTATAGTCTTTATGGCGAGGAACTTCTTTTCGTTCTCATAGCATACTTTTGCCACAGCAGCGGAATCCATGTCGACACAGAGGGCTTTCGTTGTTTTTCTTATCTTCTCCGCCCTTTCTCTTGTTGTCACAAAAGAGTCTCCGCTTGCTATCAGTCCTGTTTTGATTTCTCTGCTTGAATAGGCGATCACTTTGTCTTCCAGCTCTTCGCTTCCGGAGATCACGATTCCTTCGTCACCGAGGGCAGTTTCGAAGTCGTACTCTGTGTACGAGTCTCCAACTATCACATCACCCACTTCGACGCCCTCCAGGCCACCGGCGTTTCCCGTCAGAAAGACTGCGTCGATGTTGAAGTTGTCCAGAAAGGCCTGGGTGACGAGGGCAGCTTCCACCTTCCCAATGAATCCGTAGCTCACGATCACCTCGTTTCTTCCAACGACACCTCGCTGGTAGTACCTCTTCAAGAGCCGTCCTTTCTCCAGTACCTCCATCTCTTCCAGCATGGGCTCCACCTCTATCTTGAACACTCCAAGTACCAGTATCACGTTCCCACCTCCGTATGAAAAAAGGAGCGTACTGCCCCCTCACTCTTTCTGTCCAAGGTATCTATCTAGCTGAAAGATCACTGATATCTGACCGTTTGCTTTCTCCAGAAGGCCCAGTATTCCTCTCACCTGTTCCTCCTCTTCCACCTGCT is drawn from Thermotoga sp. and contains these coding sequences:
- a CDS encoding phosphate acetyltransferase, yielding MHLEKLVERVRGRGKKLAVAAANDDHVIEAVFKAWREKICEPILFGLKEEIVEIARKCVPEWERPEIVDCPTGDAGRLAVETVSKGECDFLMKGKIKTGDLMKIYLDERYGLRTGKTISMVSVMEIPGFGRPLIISDPGMVISPTLEQKVDMIEHCVRVANVLGIKMPKVAIVGAIEIVNPKMPITVEAAILSKMNQRGQIKNCIVDGPFALDNVVSEEAAKKKGIESPVAGKADVLILPDIEAANILYKALVFLTKARSASTILGGKVPVVLTSRADSEETKYYSIVLSSLFV
- the mtnN gene encoding 5'-methylthioadenosine/S-adenosylhomocysteine nucleosidase; amino-acid sequence: MILVLGVFKIEVEPMLEEMEVLEKGRLLKRYYQRGVVGRNEVIVSYGFIGKVEAALVTQAFLDNFNIDAVFLTGNAGGLEGVEVGDVIVGDSYTEYDFETALGDEGIVISGSEELEDKVIAYSSREIKTGLIASGDSFVTTRERAEKIRKTTKALCVDMDSAAVAKVCYENEKKFLAIKTIVDLCGKDTEEDFKRNYEKYGFLSNLILLDVLKRCVF